In Borrelia sp. A-FGy1, a genomic segment contains:
- a CDS encoding PBSX family phage terminase large subunit, producing the protein MNSKLEKLLYLFPYKTASKYKRIFKYIPASSARLNIDFDSFESNNLLPKQKEVLESIKKGDISKIILNGGIASGKTFLACYLFIKNLLKHRDSYTKNVNNFIMGNSQNSIEVNILGEIENICDILGISYEKKKQNTSFILIDSLRVNLYGGDKTSDFKRLRGCNSALMFVNEATTLSQEVIQEALKRLRIGKRIAIFDTNPDFPTHFFKTDYIDKTSIYKTYNFTTYDNNKIASDFIREQEITYEHLPTYKARVLLGKWVASHESIFHQIEFTSDYKFSAPVCYIDPAFTIGGDNTAICILEKYKNKLYTYIYQDKRPVYDEDILYRIKTIIEGFNVKILFVEDRDSVKGMGRLTQTLLNLRSQCDSFFRIDPVKPISNKFNRICSLIPIFNSKLLEFPKDIDKSVINDIYAYKGDGKTCDDALDALANAYLLLISSNKEKQIHFTRIKYY; encoded by the coding sequence AATCTAATAATCTACTTCCCAAACAAAAGGAAGTACTAGAGTCAATTAAGAAAGGTGATATAAGCAAAATTATATTAAATGGTGGGATTGCTAGTGGTAAGACATTTCTTGCATGTTATCTTTTTATCAAAAATTTATTAAAACACAGAGATTCTTACACAAAAAATGTAAATAATTTTATTATGGGCAATTCACAAAACTCAATAGAAGTTAATATCTTAGGAGAGATAGAAAATATATGTGATATACTTGGCATTTCTTATGAAAAGAAAAAACAAAACACTTCTTTTATTTTAATAGATTCACTTAGAGTTAACCTTTATGGTGGTGATAAGACTAGCGATTTTAAACGTCTTAGGGGATGTAACAGTGCATTAATGTTTGTCAATGAAGCTACAACTCTTAGTCAAGAAGTTATTCAAGAAGCTTTAAAAAGACTAAGGATAGGCAAAAGAATTGCTATCTTTGATACAAATCCTGACTTCCCTACACATTTCTTTAAGACTGATTATATTGATAAAACAAGCATTTATAAGACATATAATTTTACTACCTATGATAATAATAAAATAGCAAGCGATTTCATTCGTGAACAAGAAATTACATATGAACATCTACCTACATACAAAGCTAGAGTGCTACTAGGCAAATGGGTTGCAAGTCATGAGTCCATTTTTCACCAAATAGAATTTACTTCTGATTATAAATTTAGTGCTCCTGTGTGTTACATTGACCCTGCTTTTACTATTGGGGGCGATAATACTGCTATTTGCATACTAGAGAAATATAAAAATAAGCTTTATACATACATTTATCAAGATAAACGCCCTGTTTACGATGAAGATATCCTTTATAGGATTAAGACAATTATTGAAGGGTTTAATGTAAAAATTCTTTTTGTAGAAGATAGAGATAGCGTTAAGGGTATGGGAAGACTAACACAAACTTTACTAAATCTACGTAGTCAATGCGACTCTTTTTTTAGAATCGATCCTGTTAAACCTATTTCAAATAAATTTAATCGTATCTGTTCTTTAATCCCCATATTTAACAGCAAATTACTAGAATTCCCTAAAGATATTGATAAATCTGTTATTAATGATATTTATGCTTACAAAGGTGATGGTAAAACTTGTGACGATGCCCTTGACGCATTAGCTAATGCCTATCTGCTTCTTATAAGTAGTAATAAAGAAAAGCAAATTCACTTTACTAGAATTAAATATTATTAA